One part of the Oceanihabitans sp. IOP_32 genome encodes these proteins:
- a CDS encoding nucleotidyl transferase AbiEii/AbiGii toxin family protein, which translates to MSNYKHQVSLLLQVLPEVAKEPVFALHGGTAINLFVRDMPRLSVDIDLTYIPIEDRKMSFKNIIDALGSIKIKLEKILPRAVVSLKKETLKLQISTVKAQIKIEVNQINRGIMDEKVTLILCKKAQEEFDVFCTVPVVSIGQLYGGKICAALDRQHPRDLFDVKHLLQNEGFTNEIKRGFMLCLLSSNRPLNEMLHPNFIDQRATLLNQFEGMSAEPFTYEDFEKTRKELVRVIHQNLTDKDKEFILGFSKGIPDWSIYDFERFPSVQWKFQNLIKLKNGNPSKYEDMLASLENVLF; encoded by the coding sequence ATGAGTAATTATAAACATCAGGTTTCCTTATTGTTACAAGTATTGCCCGAAGTGGCGAAAGAACCTGTTTTTGCATTGCACGGAGGTACGGCCATCAATCTATTTGTAAGGGATATGCCCAGATTGTCCGTAGATATTGATTTGACCTACATCCCCATAGAAGATAGAAAAATGTCCTTTAAGAATATTATTGATGCCCTCGGCAGTATAAAAATAAAACTTGAAAAAATCCTGCCAAGAGCTGTAGTCTCATTGAAAAAGGAAACATTAAAACTTCAGATTTCTACTGTAAAAGCACAGATAAAAATAGAAGTGAATCAAATCAATAGAGGAATTATGGATGAAAAGGTAACGTTGATCTTATGCAAAAAAGCCCAAGAAGAATTTGATGTTTTCTGTACTGTTCCAGTAGTTTCCATAGGGCAATTGTACGGCGGAAAAATCTGTGCCGCTTTGGACCGCCAACACCCCAGAGATTTATTTGATGTCAAACATCTTTTGCAAAATGAAGGATTTACCAACGAAATTAAAAGGGGTTTTATGTTGTGCCTATTAAGTAGCAACCGTCCTTTAAACGAAATGTTACATCCCAATTTCATTGACCAAAGGGCAACTTTGCTAAACCAATTTGAAGGGATGAGTGCAGAGCCTTTTACTTATGAAGATTTTGAAAAGACTCGGAAGGAATTGGTACGTGTAATCCATCAAAACTTAACAGATAAGGACAAAGAGTTTATACTGGGTTTTAGCAAAGGAATACCCGATTGGAGCATATATGATTTTGAAAGATTCCCTTCTGTACAATGGAAGTTTCAGAACCTTATCAAACTTAAAAACGGTAATCCTTCAAAATATGAAGATATGCTTGCTTCATTGGAGAACGTATTGTTTTGA
- the scpA gene encoding methylmalonyl-CoA mutase → MSRKKLEHITIKSPAKNKKPTPKNRQSLSHKTFLTAEDIPVKSLYTKADLQDVEHLNFVAGIAPNLRGPYSTMYVRRPWTIRQYAGFSTAEESNAFYKRNLAAGQKGLSVAFDLATHRGYDSDHERVVGDVGKAGVAIDSVEDMKMLFDQIPLDKMSVSMTMNGAVLPIMAFYIVAAEEQGVKPEQLTGTIQNDILKEFMVRNTYIYPPTPSMKIISDIFEYTSKTMPKFNSISISGYHMQEAGATCDIELAYTLANGLEYIRKGLETGMDIDTFAPRLSFFWAIGMNHFMEIAKMRAARMLWAKLVKQFNPKNEKSLALRTHCQTSGWSLTEQDPFNNVARTTIEAAAAAFGGTQSLHTNALDEAIALPTDFSARIARNTQIYLQEETKITKTVDPWAGSYYVEKLTHDITQKAWSLIEEIEALGGMTKAIEAGIPKIRIEEAAARKQARIDSNQDIIVGVNKFQLEEEAPIQTLEVDNQTVRHQQIEGLNQIKAKRNNDKVKKTLLDLTEAAKLSLNSDNTDKQKNRSTTSNDSHFREDNNLLALAVKAARERATLGEISEALEVVFGRYKAQIKSFSGVYSKEIKDDKSFKKAQELADVFAKQDGRRPRIMIVKMGQDGHDRGAKVVATGYADVGFDVDIAPLFQTPQEVAKQAVENDVHVLGVSSLAAGHKTLVPQVIEALKHYGRDDIMVIVGGVIPKQDYQYLFDAGAIAVFGPGTKISDSAIKILEILID, encoded by the coding sequence ATGTCTAGAAAAAAACTCGAACATATCACAATCAAATCACCTGCCAAAAACAAAAAACCAACTCCCAAAAATCGGCAGTCTCTATCTCATAAAACCTTTCTTACTGCCGAAGATATTCCTGTTAAATCACTGTATACCAAAGCCGATTTGCAAGATGTAGAACATTTAAATTTTGTGGCTGGTATTGCGCCAAATCTCCGTGGTCCATACAGCACTATGTATGTTCGTAGACCTTGGACCATAAGGCAATACGCGGGTTTTAGTACAGCCGAAGAAAGTAATGCCTTTTATAAACGCAATCTCGCTGCTGGACAAAAAGGGCTATCGGTTGCTTTCGATTTAGCGACACATCGCGGTTACGACTCAGATCATGAACGCGTGGTTGGCGATGTAGGAAAAGCAGGAGTCGCTATAGATTCGGTTGAAGATATGAAAATGCTTTTCGATCAAATACCTTTAGATAAAATGTCGGTTTCCATGACCATGAATGGCGCGGTTTTACCTATTATGGCATTTTATATTGTTGCCGCAGAAGAACAAGGTGTAAAACCAGAACAATTAACAGGTACCATACAAAATGATATTTTAAAGGAGTTCATGGTGCGTAACACCTATATTTACCCGCCAACACCTTCAATGAAAATTATTTCAGATATTTTTGAATACACCAGCAAAACCATGCCCAAATTTAACAGCATTAGTATTTCTGGGTATCACATGCAAGAAGCCGGTGCAACCTGCGATATCGAACTCGCTTATACCTTAGCAAACGGATTAGAATACATTAGAAAAGGATTAGAAACTGGTATGGATATTGATACTTTTGCGCCACGACTATCGTTTTTCTGGGCCATTGGTATGAATCATTTTATGGAGATCGCAAAGATGAGAGCAGCCCGCATGCTATGGGCTAAATTGGTAAAACAATTTAATCCGAAAAACGAAAAATCGCTCGCCTTGCGCACACATTGCCAAACCAGTGGCTGGAGTTTAACCGAGCAAGACCCTTTTAATAACGTAGCAAGAACCACTATCGAAGCGGCCGCTGCAGCCTTTGGTGGCACACAAAGTTTACACACCAATGCCTTAGATGAAGCCATTGCGTTACCAACCGATTTTTCGGCACGTATTGCAAGAAATACTCAAATATATTTACAAGAGGAAACAAAAATCACCAAAACCGTTGATCCTTGGGCAGGAAGTTACTACGTTGAAAAATTAACCCACGATATAACTCAAAAAGCCTGGTCTTTAATTGAAGAAATTGAAGCACTGGGAGGTATGACCAAAGCTATTGAAGCAGGAATACCAAAAATTAGAATCGAAGAAGCTGCAGCACGTAAACAAGCCCGTATCGATTCTAATCAAGATATTATTGTTGGGGTTAATAAGTTTCAACTGGAAGAGGAGGCTCCAATACAAACTCTAGAGGTTGATAATCAAACCGTTCGCCATCAACAAATCGAAGGTTTAAACCAAATAAAAGCTAAAAGAAACAACGATAAGGTAAAAAAGACCTTGTTAGACTTAACGGAAGCCGCTAAACTTTCCTTAAATTCGGATAATACAGATAAACAAAAAAACCGAAGCACAACTTCTAATGATTCCCACTTCCGTGAGGATAATAACTTACTAGCTTTAGCGGTAAAAGCGGCTCGCGAACGTGCTACTTTAGGCGAAATTAGCGAGGCTTTAGAAGTTGTTTTTGGGCGCTACAAAGCACAAATTAAATCATTTTCAGGCGTGTATAGTAAAGAGATAAAAGACGACAAGAGCTTCAAAAAAGCACAAGAATTGGCAGATGTATTTGCCAAACAAGATGGCAGAAGACCGCGAATCATGATTGTTAAAATGGGGCAAGATGGGCACGACCGCGGTGCCAAAGTCGTTGCCACGGGTTATGCCGATGTAGGTTTTGATGTCGATATTGCACCACTGTTTCAAACGCCTCAAGAAGTCGCGAAACAAGCAGTAGAAAATGATGTACACGTTTTAGGTGTTTCCTCCCTAGCTGCAGGACATAAAACCCTTGTTCCGCAAGTTATCGAAGCCTTAAAACATTATGGGCGTGACGATATTATGGTTATTGTTGGTGGTGTTATACCCAAACAAGACTACCAATATTTGTTTGATGCGGGTGCTATAGCTGTTTTTGGTCCAGGCACAAAAATTAGCGACTCTGCCATTAAAATTTTAGAGATTTTAATCGATTAG
- a CDS encoding PQQ-dependent sugar dehydrogenase translates to MAIKSFLISVVIAVSLTACAQDKNPVVTQYTHETVVPKLNIPWGFVFLPDGSMLITEKLGELIHFKDGKKTKISGLPKIKVLGQGGLMDITLHPDYKNNGWLYFSYASSNDNNAGANTSIARAKLKDHALSNVQILYKAIPNSERGQHFGSRITFDNDGFLYFTIGDRGERDLNPQDITRDGGKVYRLNDDGSIPNNNPFINRPNAKKAIYSYGHRNIQGMTKHPETGKLWTHEHGPKGGDEINIIAAGKNYGWPVISYGINYSGTTFTDLTEAPGMEQPLHHWTPSIAPSGMAFITSNKYPNWKGHLLVGSLKFQYLNKCVIKNNKVIEEERLLDGIGRVRSVRQGPDGYIYVGVENVGIVKIIPNK, encoded by the coding sequence ATGGCTATTAAATCATTTCTCATCTCCGTTGTAATTGCTGTTAGTTTAACAGCATGTGCACAAGACAAAAACCCTGTCGTTACCCAGTACACCCACGAAACTGTGGTTCCTAAATTAAATATCCCTTGGGGCTTTGTTTTTCTGCCCGATGGGTCAATGCTCATTACCGAAAAATTAGGAGAGCTCATCCATTTTAAAGATGGAAAAAAAACGAAAATCTCTGGCTTGCCTAAAATAAAAGTACTTGGTCAAGGCGGATTAATGGATATTACATTACATCCCGACTACAAAAACAATGGCTGGCTGTATTTCTCTTACGCCTCATCAAACGATAATAACGCTGGTGCAAATACAAGCATTGCGCGTGCCAAACTTAAAGACCATGCCCTATCCAATGTTCAAATACTATACAAGGCTATACCAAATAGTGAACGCGGGCAACATTTTGGGTCTCGAATAACATTTGATAATGACGGTTTTTTATACTTCACCATTGGAGACCGAGGAGAACGAGATTTAAACCCTCAAGACATAACACGAGATGGTGGAAAAGTATACCGATTAAATGATGACGGTAGCATACCAAACAACAATCCGTTTATAAATAGACCAAATGCAAAAAAAGCCATTTACTCATACGGGCATCGCAACATCCAAGGCATGACAAAGCATCCCGAAACTGGTAAACTTTGGACACACGAACATGGTCCAAAAGGTGGCGACGAGATAAATATCATAGCAGCGGGTAAAAACTATGGTTGGCCCGTAATTAGCTACGGCATCAATTATAGTGGCACAACATTTACCGATTTAACCGAAGCGCCTGGGATGGAACAACCGCTTCACCATTGGACACCGTCTATCGCACCAAGTGGTATGGCATTTATAACGAGCAATAAATATCCCAATTGGAAAGGCCATCTTTTAGTAGGCTCCTTAAAATTTCAATATCTTAACAAATGTGTAATTAAAAATAATAAAGTTATTGAAGAAGAACGATTACTTGATGGTATTGGCCGTGTTCGCAGTGTGCGCCAAGGCCCAGATGGTTATATTTATGTTGGTGTAGAAAATGTTGGTATTGTTAAAATAATTCCGAATAAATAA
- a CDS encoding TOTE conflict system archaeo-eukaryotic primase domain-containing protein, which produces MKLEEQIQLIKSLFKGRDDVFALRWEKGNKNGYMPAYHYDPYMYRLHKQKGGAFKDYKDKTYLKLDGHQLSKHIKGEQFIGVYPLLKDNTSWFIVADFDKKDWQKQSKKAVQICIGNKIPAYLERSRSGNGGHVWIFFEQAYPATKSRKIVLKLFEQAGIFSVFDKNTSFDRLFPNQDYLSGKGFGNLIALPLQGVTVRNGNSCFIDPETFTHYQNQWQFF; this is translated from the coding sequence ATGAAACTCGAAGAACAAATACAACTTATAAAATCCTTATTCAAAGGGCGTGACGATGTATTTGCATTGCGGTGGGAAAAGGGCAATAAAAACGGATATATGCCTGCCTATCATTACGACCCCTATATGTATCGCCTACACAAACAAAAAGGAGGGGCATTCAAAGATTATAAAGACAAAACCTATTTAAAACTAGACGGTCATCAATTATCAAAACATATTAAAGGCGAACAATTTATTGGGGTTTATCCGCTTTTAAAAGATAATACTTCTTGGTTTATTGTTGCCGATTTTGATAAAAAGGACTGGCAAAAACAATCAAAAAAAGCTGTTCAAATTTGTATAGGGAATAAGATTCCAGCTTATTTAGAACGTTCCCGTTCTGGAAACGGTGGACACGTATGGATATTTTTTGAACAGGCATACCCAGCTACAAAAAGTAGAAAAATTGTATTGAAGCTATTTGAGCAAGCAGGTATTTTTTCCGTATTTGACAAAAACACAAGTTTTGACAGATTGTTCCCAAATCAAGATTATTTATCAGGAAAAGGTTTTGGAAATCTGATAGCTCTTCCACTTCAAGGAGTAACCGTAAGAAATGGTAATTCTTGCTTTATCGACCCTGAAACATTTACTCATTATCAAAATCAATGGCAATTTTTTTAA
- a CDS encoding site-specific integrase, whose translation MITAQAVKARNLGEDDDNRSIMNIINYHNEDMEGKLKWGAQKNYFTTQRYISKFLQKSYRTTDKYLQELDYDFIIKFEKYLRNYIPEDHQKPMGNNTVMKHIERFRKLINLSHKLGWIERDSFINFKSNFIKKERGFLSLEELQAIENKEFGIPRLELVKDLFVFSCYTSLSYIDVIHLTADNICVGIDGELWNYYKREKTTKPIRIPLLPKALQIIEKYKSNRKSISQGSIFPKISNQKLNSYLKEIADVCGNKKNITFHIARHTFATTITLSNGMPIETVSKLLGHSRISTTQIYAKVIERKVSDDMQKLRAQFNEMENEPVSKAAFKK comes from the coding sequence TTGATTACGGCACAAGCCGTTAAAGCAAGGAACCTTGGTGAAGATGATGATAACCGTTCCATTATGAATATCATCAACTACCACAATGAGGATATGGAGGGTAAGCTGAAATGGGGTGCTCAAAAGAATTACTTTACCACACAGCGTTATATTTCCAAATTCCTTCAAAAATCATATAGGACTACCGATAAGTACTTACAGGAACTCGATTATGATTTCATTATAAAGTTCGAGAAGTATTTACGCAACTATATTCCGGAGGACCATCAAAAACCGATGGGCAACAATACCGTGATGAAGCATATTGAACGTTTTAGGAAACTGATAAACTTATCCCATAAGTTGGGATGGATAGAGCGTGACTCATTTATCAATTTCAAATCAAATTTCATTAAAAAGGAACGTGGCTTTTTAAGTTTGGAAGAACTTCAAGCAATAGAAAACAAAGAATTTGGCATTCCAAGATTGGAATTGGTTAAGGATTTGTTCGTTTTCAGTTGCTATACGAGTTTAAGTTATATCGATGTTATCCATTTGACTGCGGATAATATATGTGTTGGAATCGATGGCGAACTTTGGAATTATTACAAACGGGAAAAAACGACAAAGCCCATAAGAATACCTTTGTTGCCAAAAGCACTACAAATTATTGAGAAATATAAGAGCAATCGCAAATCTATATCCCAAGGAAGTATATTTCCTAAAATATCCAATCAAAAACTAAATTCTTATTTAAAGGAAATTGCCGATGTCTGCGGTAATAAAAAAAATATCACATTTCACATCGCCAGGCATACGTTTGCAACAACAATTACCTTAAGTAATGGGATGCCAATTGAGACAGTTTCAAAACTGTTGGGCCACTCCCGAATATCTACCACTCAAATTTATGCCAAGGTCATTGAACGCAAAGTAAGTGATGATATGCAAAAGTTAAGAGCTCAATTCAACGAAATGGAAAACGAACCTGTCTCAAAAGCAGCCTTTAAAAAATAG
- a CDS encoding FtsB family cell division protein, with protein sequence MLKFKNNRYLKPFKNWFVLILVCFAVWMLFFDANSWLIHHELNSEIDALENEKDYYNREIKKDNKAIKELSTEEGLERFAREVYYMKKENEVIFIIEYEDSLKTKDND encoded by the coding sequence ATGCTAAAGTTTAAAAACAATCGATATTTAAAACCATTTAAAAATTGGTTTGTCCTTATTTTGGTGTGTTTTGCCGTATGGATGCTTTTCTTTGATGCCAACTCATGGCTAATCCATCATGAATTAAATTCTGAAATCGATGCTTTAGAAAACGAGAAAGACTATTATAACCGCGAAATAAAAAAAGACAATAAAGCCATAAAAGAATTAAGTACCGAAGAAGGTTTAGAGCGATTTGCCCGAGAAGTCTATTATATGAAAAAAGAAAATGAAGTAATTTTTATTATCGAATATGAAGACAGTTTAAAAACCAAGGACAATGACTAA
- a CDS encoding methylmalonyl-CoA mutase subunit beta, with amino-acid sequence MTKHLFKDFDPVSAKQWKQKIHFDLKGADYNESLIWTSNEGISVKPFYHADDFNEGSESFLNTKEASWNVCQSIFVANVKNSNLKALDAIKRGAESIKFTIPNEHTSIEELLKNITPTSTLLYFDLQFLNNDYVNRIIDYTKPASTSGKTVKLYVQTDIIGHLAKTGNWFNNLKSDHEAFKSIVKNTNTFGINGALYQNAGANIVQQLAYSLAHANEYLNTIEKHITEENKSTLKVVFEISVGTNYFFEIAKIRALRMLWHTLAQEYQVNPDCHIIALPSKRNKTIYDYNTNMLRSTTECMSAILGGANTICNLPYDSIYHKNNEFSERIARNQLLILKHESYFNKVHNPADGAYYIESLTQQLAEKSLELFKAIESQGGFLEQLKKGTIQRKIKESASQEQQQFDNNEEVLLGSNLHPNLNDKIKDELELYPFLKTNSRKTLIAPIIEKRLAEQLEKKRLKTE; translated from the coding sequence ATGACTAAGCATTTGTTTAAAGATTTCGATCCTGTTTCTGCAAAACAATGGAAACAAAAAATTCATTTCGATCTAAAAGGAGCCGATTATAACGAAAGCCTTATTTGGACATCAAACGAGGGGATCTCAGTAAAACCCTTTTATCATGCCGACGATTTTAATGAAGGTTCAGAATCTTTTTTAAACACAAAAGAAGCCTCGTGGAACGTTTGTCAATCTATATTTGTTGCCAATGTCAAGAATTCCAATTTAAAGGCTCTCGATGCGATTAAGAGAGGTGCAGAAAGTATTAAATTCACCATTCCAAATGAGCACACTTCGATTGAAGAATTATTAAAAAACATAACGCCAACCTCTACCCTTTTATATTTTGATTTACAGTTCTTAAACAACGATTACGTTAATCGTATTATAGATTACACCAAACCTGCCTCAACATCTGGTAAAACAGTAAAACTATATGTACAAACAGATATTATAGGACATTTAGCTAAAACTGGTAATTGGTTTAACAATTTAAAAAGCGACCACGAAGCCTTTAAAAGCATTGTTAAAAACACCAACACCTTTGGCATTAATGGAGCCCTATACCAAAATGCTGGCGCCAATATAGTTCAACAATTAGCTTATAGTTTGGCGCATGCAAATGAGTATTTAAATACTATTGAAAAACATATAACAGAAGAAAACAAATCGACACTAAAAGTTGTTTTTGAAATCTCGGTAGGAACAAATTATTTTTTCGAAATCGCAAAAATTAGAGCATTGCGAATGTTGTGGCACACTTTAGCCCAGGAATATCAAGTTAATCCCGATTGCCATATTATTGCATTGCCTAGCAAACGCAACAAAACCATTTACGATTATAATACTAATATGCTGCGCAGCACAACCGAGTGTATGAGCGCGATTCTAGGAGGTGCAAATACGATTTGCAATTTACCGTACGACAGTATTTATCATAAAAACAATGAATTTAGTGAACGTATAGCCAGAAATCAATTGCTTATTTTAAAGCATGAAAGCTATTTTAACAAAGTGCATAATCCAGCCGACGGCGCTTATTATATTGAAAGCTTAACACAACAGCTCGCCGAAAAATCTTTAGAACTATTTAAAGCCATTGAATCACAGGGCGGTTTTTTAGAACAGTTAAAAAAAGGAACTATCCAACGTAAAATAAAAGAAAGTGCAAGCCAAGAACAGCAGCAATTTGATAATAATGAGGAAGTCTTATTAGGAAGCAATCTGCACCCCAACCTAAACGACAAGATAAAAGACGAGCTGGAATTATATCCGTTTCTTAAAACCAATTCTAGAAAAACCTTAATCGCCCCCATTATCGAGAAACGCCTCGCCGAACAACTAGAAAAAAAACGCTTAAAAACAGAATAA
- the udk gene encoding uridine kinase: MLIIGIAGGTGCGKTTVVNQILNELPEGEVGVISQDSYYSDTTHLTYEERIKINFDHPRSIDFDLLIDHLQQLKTGVPIHQPIYSFVKHNRTGDTILTHPRKVMIVEGILILTNPELRKLFDIKIFVHTDTDERLIRRLKRDIQERGRDLDEVLSRYLNTLKPMHDQFIEPMKEYADIIIPNNKYNTVAVNIVKTIINEKL, from the coding sequence ATGCTAATTATAGGAATTGCTGGCGGTACTGGCTGCGGAAAAACAACAGTTGTAAATCAAATTTTAAACGAACTTCCCGAAGGAGAGGTGGGTGTTATATCGCAAGACTCTTATTACAGCGATACCACACATTTAACCTACGAAGAACGTATTAAAATAAATTTTGATCATCCGCGTTCTATAGATTTTGATTTATTAATTGATCACTTACAGCAACTAAAAACCGGTGTACCCATTCATCAGCCAATCTATTCGTTTGTAAAACACAACAGAACAGGCGACACGATTTTAACGCACCCCAGAAAAGTCATGATTGTTGAAGGCATTTTAATACTTACAAATCCGGAGCTTAGAAAACTATTCGACATTAAAATATTTGTACACACCGATACCGATGAGCGTTTAATACGCAGACTAAAACGCGATATTCAAGAACGCGGTAGAGACCTCGACGAAGTGCTTTCGCGCTACCTCAACACCTTAAAGCCCATGCACGATCAATTTATTGAACCCATGAAAGAATATGCCGATATTATAATACCCAACAACAAATACAACACCGTTGCCGTAAATATTGTTAAAACCATAATAAACGAAAAATTGTAA
- a CDS encoding type IV toxin-antitoxin system AbiEi family antitoxin, protein MEKEQKINYLLNSQPSGAVYLSSWLMENGFSTQLLNRYKKSNWIYSIGTGAWMRMGDTPTYQGALFALQQQANLNIHPGGKTALSLLGKAHYLELSTKQITLFGSSKEKLPAWFSKYDWGLKIKYFGSSFLPPKIGLQTLEQGAFSLLVSNPARALMECLYLTPQKQELVECYEIMEGLNNLRPKQVQELLEKCTSIKVKRLFLYMAEKAKHDWFKYIELEKIDLGKGKRSLLKDGVYISKYRITVPKILENYE, encoded by the coding sequence TTGGAAAAAGAGCAAAAAATAAACTACCTTCTAAATTCCCAGCCTTCGGGAGCTGTGTATTTGAGTTCTTGGTTAATGGAAAACGGATTTTCCACACAATTGCTAAATCGCTATAAGAAGAGCAATTGGATATATTCCATAGGAACGGGTGCCTGGATGCGTATGGGCGATACACCTACTTATCAAGGAGCATTGTTTGCATTGCAGCAACAAGCTAACTTGAATATCCATCCTGGAGGAAAAACTGCTTTATCTTTATTGGGGAAAGCCCATTACCTGGAGCTATCCACAAAACAAATAACATTATTTGGCAGTAGTAAAGAAAAACTACCTGCTTGGTTCTCCAAATACGACTGGGGCTTAAAAATCAAATACTTTGGTTCTTCGTTTCTTCCGCCCAAAATAGGATTGCAAACCTTGGAACAGGGAGCTTTTAGCTTGTTGGTGTCCAACCCGGCAAGAGCCTTAATGGAATGCCTTTACCTAACGCCACAAAAACAAGAACTGGTCGAGTGCTACGAAATAATGGAAGGATTAAATAACCTCCGTCCAAAGCAGGTTCAGGAACTTCTGGAAAAATGCACTTCAATAAAAGTAAAACGTCTTTTTTTATATATGGCGGAAAAAGCGAAACACGATTGGTTTAAGTACATAGAATTGGAAAAAATAGACCTTGGAAAAGGGAAACGCTCCTTGCTGAAAGATGGTGTTTATATATCCAAATACCGTATCACTGTCCCTAAAATACTGGAAAATTATGAGTAA